One segment of Plasmodium vinckei vinckei genome assembly, chromosome: PVVCY_04 DNA contains the following:
- a CDS encoding inner membrane complex protein 1a, putative, giving the protein MFDACKINSNCCHDDPEEDNKYKKDENDFIYEKSMGANTKELKSMRSNARELKNMMSNTKELKNIIEGKPDMTKSVEISQHTEREYVAITAYQPVDIVTKTVEVPFVRTIETIIPKITYESKIREVPKYYSKFVEKVVEVPEVKFVDKIVDVPRIQYVYKYAPKVEIKENIIKRPVIEKKFIEKFVEVPEFKEVKRFQEVETVEYVIKYVPKGSKGENDGEEKVADKEGEEKSEKDQIEENNVEDEEESNKKDTKLVRNVSIDNDMNTVIGKDMMINQEDICTGVQQIYPYMFTRSMNESGMVINSNRHSNLDMGDNIETVQINENRNSIMATPRIEQVFKPKIVKNIEVQKHVPISVDVPIPYMVPKPIVVNVDVPVLKFRDTFVPVPVRRKIIPKIKWISDVYQVDCIKERPYLKIQDIIKPVPCDIEIKHKKFMERACAVNPNELPQDDVHAMWIRVNAHLAEQKKKEYGHLYPYYRSESRAYENVFEMTEEYKISSEGKETEEREIEKENFVSCEVDKMESKKEEDKNEDGNTFEAIEGRSENVENAEMSEKVEVSENAEVGEKVEIEEGRENMEVSERKINGEEEDVRENVFCKTSEGNDISFMEDGMVYNIEGFNNFMSENNLEEEPVACLSQNHPLAMTYLQNKWISTDTLRTHELYNYNFINASVNSNINLQNRNSFTTDLMQNKDFLKSAHHIISPFKPENIKNIENCYNRIIMKNIQEENNKHVQDRYNKTNFHSNINTEFINEKNMNSSEKKKCNHSEDKCCNYFCGQDK; this is encoded by the exons atgttcgatgcatgtaaaataaatagtaatTGTTGCCATGATGATCCAGAGgaagataataaatataaaaaggatgaaaatgattttatttatgaaaaaagtaTGGGGGCAAATACGAAGGAGTTAAAAAGCATGAGGTCAAATGCGAGggaattaaaaaacatgATGTCAAATACGAaggaattaaaaaacattatcGAGGGAAAACCAGATATGACAAAATCTGTGGAAATTAGTCAGCACACAGAAAGAGAATAT GTGGCTATAACAGCTTATCAGCCTGTTGATATTGTAACAAAAACAGTGGAAGTCCCCTTTGTTAGAACAATAGAAACAATTATTCCAAAAATAACATATGAAAGTAAAATTAGAGAGGTTCCAAAATATTACTCTAAGTTTGTTGAGAAG gTTGTGGAAGTCCCAGAGGTAAAATTTGTTGATAAAATTGTAGACGTCCCGAGAATACAATATGTTTACAAATATGCTCCGAAGGTTGAAATTAAAgagaatattataaaacgGCCagttatagaaaaaaaatttattgaaaaatttgTTGAGGTTCCAGAATTTAAGGAGGTTAAGCGGTTTCAGGAAGTAGAGACTGTGGAATATGTGATCAA GTACGTGCCCAAAGGGAGTAAGGGTGAAAATGATGGAGAAGAAAAAGTAGCAGATAAGGAGGGAGaagaaaaaagtgaaaaggATCAAATTGAGGAAAATAATGTAGAGGATGAAGAagaaagtaataaaaaggaTACGAAACTCGTTAGAAATGTTTCTATAGATAATGATATGAATACAGTTATTGGAAAAGATATGATGATAAATCAAGAAGATATATGTACAGGTGTTCAACaaatatatccatatatgTTTACAAGATCAATGAATGAATCTGGGATGGTTATAAATTCGAATAGACATTCAAATTTAGATATGGGTGATAATATAGAAACTgttcaaataaatgaaaataggAATTCAATTATGGCTACTCCTAGAATTGAACAAGTATTTAAACCAAAGattgttaaaaatattgaagtACAAAAGCATGTACCTATTTCTGTTGATGTTCCAATACCATATATGGTTCCAAAACCTATAGTTGTTAATGTAGATGTGCCTGTATTAAAATTTCGAGACACATTTGTACCTGTACCAGTCAGGAGAAAAATCAtaccaaaaataaaatggatCTCTGATGTATATCAAGTTGATTGTATTAAAGAAAGaccatatttaaaaatccAAGACATAATTAAACCAGTACCTTGTGATATTGAaattaaacataaaaagTTTATGGAGAGAGCATGTGCTGTTAATCCAAATGAATTACCACAAGATGATGTTCATGCAATGTGGATTAGAGTCAATGCTCATTTAGCTgaacaaaagaaaaaagagtATGGACATTTATATCCTTATTATAGAA gtGAGTCTCGGGCTTATGAAAATGTCTTCGAAATGACAGAGGAGTACAAAATCTCGAGCGAAGGAAAAGAAACAGAGGAGAGAGAAATTGAAAAGGAGAACTTTGTGAGTTGTGAAGTGGATAAAATGGaatcaaaaaaagaagaagacAAAAATGAGGATGGAAATACTTTTGAGGCAATAGAGGGTAGAAGTGAGAACGTAGAAAATGCAGAAATGAGTGAAAAAGTAGAAGTGAGTGAAAATGCGGAAGTAGGAGAAAAAGTAGAAATTGAAGAAGGACGGGAAAATATGGAGGTATCTGAAAGGAAAATTAATGGAGAGGAAGAGGACGTTAGAGAAAATGTGTTTTGCAAGACGAGCGAAGGGAAtgatatttcttttatggAAGATGGTATGgtttataatatagaaggttttaataattttatgagtgaaaataatttagaaGAAGAACCAGTTGCATGTTTATCCCAAAATCATCCACTTGCTATGacatatttacaaaataaatggatATCTACAGATACATTAAGAACACATGaactttataattataattttattaatgcaAGTGTAAATtctaatataaatttacaaaatcgAAATAGTTTTACAACAGATTTAATGCAAAATAaagattttttaaaatcagCACATCATATTATTTCACCATTTAAGccagaaaatataaaaaatatagaaaattgttataatcgaataattatgaaaaatattcaagaagaaaataataaacatgtACAAGAcagatataataaaacaaattttcaTTCCAATATTAACACCGaatttattaatgaaaaaaatatgaacagttcagaaaaaaaaaagtgtaatCATTCTGAAGACAAATgttgtaattatttttgtggtcaagataaataa
- a CDS encoding inner membrane complex protein 1e, putative, with product MKSNCGEGSTYKNQGYKFCEISNCGTKYVDQNGQTKSQGGQQYSAIDNMFLKESNNGNEHNYLDHIPENAKMLKPLVQEKIIEIMKPEIEEKIIEVPHVQYVEKLVEVPHVILQEKLIHVPKPVIHERIKKCPKTIFQEKIVEVPQIKVVDKIIEVPQYVYQEKIIQVPKVMVQERIIPVPKKVIKEKIVEIPQIELKNINIEKIEEVPEYIPEVVKRDVPYTQIIDRPFHVEKIVEVPHVQHIYRNIVSPQYRHIPKPVEVPMAHYRTFPVEKLVDRNVPVPVEIQIVQEFLCPKIEARYKEIPVPVHVQRIIEHPIPKDAMNNPFLLPLYYQEDNFNASKNGTTNGNNPIQNNKSCFMFNWNKNNNQKSFKGRSNSVELLLHNDNKNNEFFNINDANINPNINFKNSINQFSGNTFRDINNIPMDTNIMNMHALEPCRSINPISNSNNQYNFINNPASMNYSSPNFNSEIPYNTNTSLKITNSMNYSMANSSLTKPYPVVSPIVPPVLNE from the coding sequence ATGAAGAGCAATTGTGGAGAGGGTTCcacatataaaaatcaaggatataaattttgtgAAATTAGCAACTGTGGCACTAAATATGTTGATCAAAATGGACAAACAAAATCACAAGGAGGTCAACAATACAGTGCAATAGAcaatatgtttttaaaagaatCGAATAATGGGAATgaacataattatttagaCCATATCCCAGAAAATgcaaaaatgttaaaacCACTAGTTCAAGAAAAAATCATTGAAATAATGAAACCAGAaatagaagaaaaaattatagaagTTCCACATGTTCAATATGTAGAAAAATTAGTAGAAGTACCTCATGTTATTTTACAAGAAAAACTTATACATGTACCTAAACCAGTTATACAtgaaagaataaaaaaatgccCTAAAACTATATTTcaagaaaaaattgttgAAGTACCTCAAATAAAAGTAgtagataaaataatagaagTACCACAATATGTATAtcaagaaaaaattatacaagtACCAAAAGTTATGGTACAGGAACGAATTATACCAGTAccaaaaaaagtaataaaagaaaaaatagttGAAATACCTCAaattgaattaaaaaatattaatatagaaaaaattgaaGAAGTACCTGAATATATTCCAGAAGTTGTTAAAAGAGATGTTCCATATACACAAATTATAGATAGACCATTTCATGTAGAAAAAATTGTAGAAGTACCACATGTAcaacatatttatagaaatatAGTTTCACCACAATATAGACATATTCCAAAACCTGTTGAAGTACCCATGGCACATTATAGAACTTTTCCTGTTGAAAAATTGGTAGATAGAAATGTACCTGTTCCAGTTGAAATTCAAATTGTTCAAGAATTTCTATGTCCTAAAATTGAAGCAcgatataaagaaataccAGTACCTGTTCATGTTCAACGTATTATAGAACATCCTATACCAAAAGATGCTATGAATAATCCATTCTTATTGcctttatattatcaagaAGACAATTTTAATGCTTCAAAAAATGGTACTACAAATGGTAACAACCCAAtacaaaacaataaaagctgttttatgtttaattggaataaaaataataaccaAAAATCTTTCAAAGGTAGAAGCAATTCAGtcgaattattattacataatgataataaaaataatgaattttttaacataaaTGATGCTAATATTAATCCaaacataaattttaaaaattctatTAATCAATTTAGTGGCAATACATTCAgagatataaataacataCCTATGGATACTAATATTATGAACATGCATGCTTTAGAACCCTGCCGATCCATAAATCCAATTAGTAACAGTAACAACCAATACAACTTCATTAACAATCCTGCAAGTATGAATTATTCCTCACCAAATTTTAATAGTGAAATACCATATAATACGAATACCAgtttaaaaattacaaacTCAATGAATTACTCCATGGCAAACAGTTCATTAACAAAACCCTATCCAGTTGTTTCTCCCATTGTACCTCCTGTTTTAAACGAGTAA
- a CDS encoding EH domain-containing protein, putative — protein sequence MKKLLYRTDEETVVYDNVLEGLYSLYKTYILELENEFNYYHFYKPLLTSGDFLSKPMILLLGQYSTGKTTFIKHLIEKEYCGMRIGPEPTTDKFVAVMYSEKEQLIPGNALVSDITKPFSQLESFGNSFLSKLECSNTNSDVLKSLTIIDTPGVLSGIKQISRGYDFEKVIYWFAQRVDLILLIFDAHKLDISDEFRRCIQAIKGQDSKIRIILNKADTINTQQLMRVYGSLMWSLGIVINTPEVNRVYIGSFWDRKLMFDENRSIFEDEASDLYKELSKIPRNSTMIRLNDFIKRCRTLKVHIYLLTHLRQKLPYFRKDYIKGRLIKSLEKIYEEVARENNLPLGDFPPVQFMKEKLHDIDWLKIPKLDIKKIEKINKVLNVHIPQLLEMIPKESATVDMTKFGINEGTIVENKLTPFLELTSGEIPLWVKQKYLLSPIDTSKYSDDFYKLGPNDYGKISGEQVKPDLIKSKLPSSVLHKIWNLADITKDGYLDLFEYSLARHFIEMKVEGFDLPAKVPKDMLNSHEY from the coding sequence atgaagaagTTGTTATATAGAACAGACGAAGAAACAGTTGTCTATGACAATGTATTAGAAGGActatattcattatataaaacatatattttagagttagaaaatgaatttaattattatcactTTTATAAACCCCTTCTTACTAGTGGGGATTTTTTATCGAAGCCTatgattttattattaggaCAATATTCAACAGGAAAAACAACTTTTATTAAGCATTTAATAGAGAAAGAATATTGTGGAATGCGAATAGGTCCTGAACCAACTACTGATAAATTTGTTGCAGTAATGTATAGTGAAAAAGAACAATTAATACCTGGTAATGCATTAGTTAGTGATATTACAAAACCCTTTTCACAACTAGAAAGTTTTGGTAATagttttttatcaaaattagAATGTTCAAATACAAATAGTGATGTATTAAAATCTTTAACAATTATTGATACACCTGGTGTATTGAGTggtataaaacaaataagtAGAGGGTATGATTTTGaaaaagttatatattGGTTTGCCCAAAGAGttgatttaattttattaatttttgatGCACATAAGTTAGATATATCTGATGAGTTTCGAAGATGTATACAAGCAATAAAAGGACAAGATTCTAAAATCcgtattattttaaataaagcaGATACTATAAATACTCAACAATTAATGAGGGTTTATGGTTCTTTGATGTGGTCTTTAGGTATAGTTATAAATACACCTGAAGTTAATAGAGTTTATATAGGATCTTTTTGGGATAGAAAATTAATGTTTGATGAAAATCGAAGTATATTTGAAGATGAAGCTTCagatttatataaagagCTTTCAAAAATTCCAAGAAATTCAACTATGATACGATTaaatgattttataaaacgTTGTAGAACATTAAAagttcatatttatttattaacacATTTAAGACAAAAATTACCATATTTTAGAAAAGATTATATAAAAGGAAGATTAATAAAATctttggaaaaaatatatgaggAAGTTGCaagagaaaataatttaccGCTTGGTGATTTTCCACCTGTTCAGTTtatgaaagaaaaattacatGATATTGATTGGTTGAAAATCCCAAAATtagatattaaaaaaattgaaaaaataaataaagtatTAAATGTACATATACCACAATTATTAGAAATGATTCCAAAAGAATCTGCTACTGTTGATATGACAAAATTTGGAATTAATGAAGGTACAAttgttgaaaataaattaacacCCTTTTTAGAATTAACTTCTGGTGAGATACCATTATGggttaaacaaaaatatttattaagcCCTATAGATACTTCAAAATATTCTgatgatttttataaacttGGTCCCAATGATTATGGAAAAATATCAGGGGAACAAGTAAAACCTGatttaattaaaagtaAATTACCAAGTTCCGTtcttcataaaatatggaaTTTAGCTGATATTACAAAAGATGGATATCTTGATCTTTTCGAGTATTCTTTAGCTAGACATTTTATTGAAATGAAAGTTGAAGGGTTTGATTTGCCCGCCAAAGTTCCTAAAGATATGTTAAATTCGCATGAGTACTAA